In one window of Desulfonatronospira thiodismutans ASO3-1 DNA:
- a CDS encoding EAL and HDOD domain-containing protein, with the protein MQEEKPAPWNIEPLFVGRQPVFNAKKRLQGYELFYRSDEESAGAVFSNPEDATLSVIQASYVSPFLNMKGEKFIMVNFSYEAIVHNAPYALPPQNTIVKITGHTPGGHELEQALAELKKDGYRIAVDGKPGEISRWMDLADIFILDAGVAGEGLQEIDTSDVAVMAKRIEDVETFQKLQEKNISYFQGYFFKRPETLKGANLSTHQIMRLKIFQVLQQEEPDLDELASLLEKEVSLTYRLLRYVNSASFGMLTPIKTIRRALTYVGFKNLRTFLQLCLLRDVTPQSKPSELPFAAALRGRFLELVVFPTKDEWPQPDALFMLGLLSLLDAVFDMPMENVVQDLPIDEDMKKALCREESLYLPWLYLAIAFEKGDWENVDALISQLGLHPRKVAMSYSWAMGWARDFFEYSL; encoded by the coding sequence ATGCAAGAAGAAAAGCCGGCACCATGGAATATTGAACCTCTCTTTGTGGGCAGGCAACCGGTGTTCAATGCCAAAAAGAGACTGCAGGGGTATGAACTCTTTTACCGTTCGGATGAAGAGTCCGCCGGGGCCGTGTTCAGCAACCCGGAAGACGCTACCCTGAGTGTGATTCAGGCTTCCTACGTATCCCCTTTTTTGAACATGAAGGGGGAGAAATTCATCATGGTCAACTTTTCCTACGAGGCCATTGTGCACAACGCCCCTTATGCCCTTCCCCCCCAGAATACCATAGTCAAAATCACAGGCCATACCCCGGGTGGCCATGAGCTGGAGCAGGCCCTGGCCGAGCTCAAAAAAGACGGATACCGTATCGCCGTGGACGGAAAGCCAGGGGAGATCAGCAGATGGATGGACCTGGCGGATATTTTCATCCTGGATGCCGGGGTGGCCGGCGAGGGACTGCAGGAGATTGACACAAGCGATGTTGCGGTCATGGCCAAGCGCATAGAGGACGTGGAAACTTTCCAGAAGCTGCAGGAAAAAAATATCAGTTATTTTCAGGGATATTTCTTTAAAAGGCCCGAGACTCTTAAAGGAGCCAACCTGTCCACGCATCAGATCATGCGCCTCAAGATTTTCCAGGTGCTGCAGCAGGAGGAGCCTGATCTGGATGAACTGGCCTCTTTGCTGGAAAAGGAGGTATCCCTGACTTACCGGCTGCTTCGCTACGTCAATTCCGCCAGCTTCGGCATGCTGACCCCCATCAAGACCATCCGGCGGGCACTGACCTATGTGGGTTTTAAAAACCTGAGGACTTTTCTGCAGCTGTGCCTGCTGCGGGACGTCACCCCCCAGAGCAAACCCTCGGAACTTCCCTTTGCCGCCGCCCTGAGGGGGAGGTTTCTGGAGCTTGTGGTTTTTCCCACCAAAGATGAGTGGCCCCAGCCCGATGCCCTTTTCATGCTGGGCCTTCTGTCGCTTCTGGATGCTGTGTTCGACATGCCCATGGAAAACGTGGTCCAGGACCTGCCCATTGACGAGGACATGAAAAAGGCCCTGTGCCGGGAGGAGAGCCTCTATCTTCCCTGGCTTTACCTGGCCATAGCCTTTGAAAAAGGTGACTGGGAAAATGTCGA